Proteins found in one Rhodobacter capsulatus SB 1003 genomic segment:
- a CDS encoding phage head spike fiber domain-containing protein, which translates to MSRISLGQYSSAQFEAASWGKTRASVLANAALAPNGTMTADKLVEDTSNNSHFVARTGTQIAAGTSVTASIFVKAAERRWFALVTADSANAFRTTYFDLQTGTLGVVSQGAAGHVAQIVAAGNGWYRCSVTQTQAASGNFNFYPSIASANGATSYPGDGASELCLWGAQLETGAAVSSVIPTEAAGTTVTKGGRASGRGADDRRRKPLPAQPLSGRGALTGSTGALPRQRRSERVRICVLVKIFVRKLFNVRPEADRAQHGPPDAGTEHRPASRAQVPRSSLA; encoded by the coding sequence ATGAGCAGGATTTCACTGGGTCAATACAGCAGCGCGCAGTTCGAGGCCGCCTCCTGGGGGAAAACCCGGGCCAGCGTGCTAGCAAATGCCGCGCTGGCCCCGAATGGCACGATGACGGCCGACAAGCTTGTCGAAGATACCAGCAACAACAGCCATTTCGTCGCCCGCACCGGGACGCAGATCGCGGCGGGGACCTCCGTGACCGCCTCGATCTTCGTCAAGGCGGCCGAGCGTCGGTGGTTTGCCCTGGTGACCGCCGACAGCGCGAATGCCTTCCGCACCACCTATTTCGACCTGCAGACGGGGACGCTCGGGGTGGTGTCGCAGGGCGCGGCGGGGCATGTGGCGCAGATCGTGGCGGCGGGGAATGGCTGGTATCGCTGCAGCGTGACGCAGACGCAGGCGGCAAGCGGCAATTTCAACTTTTACCCGAGCATTGCCAGTGCGAATGGCGCGACCTCTTACCCGGGGGATGGCGCCTCGGAGCTTTGCCTGTGGGGGGCGCAGCTGGAGACCGGCGCCGCCGTCAGTTCGGTCATTCCGACCGAGGCCGCGGGAACGACCGTCACCAAAGGGGGGCGCGCATCCGGGCGGGGCGCTGACGATCGGCGCCGGAAGCCTCTTCCTGCTCAGCCTTTATCCGGCCGGGGCGCTCTGACCGGATCGACCGGGGCGTTGCCAAGGCAGAGGCGGTCGGAGCGCGTCAGGATTTGCGTGCTGGTAAAAATTTTCGTCCGAAAGCTGTTCAACGTCCGTCCGGAAGCTGATCGCGCGCAACATGGCCCACCAGATGCAGGGACTGAACACAGGCCCGCATCCCGCGCTCAGGTGCCGCGCAGCAGTTTGGCGTAA
- a CDS encoding DUF1153 domain-containing protein, with amino-acid sequence MSMTMDDSIKRWTAKRKTALVTEIIQGKTTVAEASRSFDLTPSEIEGRVEDAKRGMENSLRANPLDIREHYEKQLQDLQEAYGEAMLELRARKKLAALMERDGVRGERATGSSAAPNQ; translated from the coding sequence ATGAGTATGACGATGGACGACAGCATCAAACGTTGGACGGCGAAGCGGAAGACCGCCTTGGTGACCGAGATCATTCAGGGCAAGACGACGGTGGCCGAGGCGAGCCGGTCGTTTGACCTGACACCTTCCGAGATCGAGGGCCGGGTCGAGGACGCGAAGCGGGGCATGGAGAATTCCTTGCGCGCCAACCCTCTCGACATTCGCGAGCACTACGAAAAGCAGCTCCAGGATCTGCAAGAAGCCTATGGCGAGGCGATGCTGGAATTGCGTGCCCGAAAAAAGCTGGCGGCCCTCATGGAGCGGGATGGAGTGAGGGGCGAGCGTGCCACCGGTTCAAGCGCCGCCCCGAACCAATGA
- a CDS encoding phage head spike fiber domain-containing protein, whose product MSAPVDQPRYDYSAGKRALLLEASSTNLLPNSAQFDAASWAKTRASVLANAALAPDGTMTADKLVEDTSNNSHFAARTGTQIAGGTAMVASIFAKAAERRWFALVTADSANLFRTTYFDLQTGMLGVVSQGAAGQTAQIVAAENGWYRCSVTQTQAAAGGNFNFYPSVSSANGTTSYLGDGASGLYLWGAQLEVGAAVSSLIPTEAAAVTRAADLASVAVAAGSYDIRRVDAAGTTVTKGVAHPGGAMAIGAGAIHLLSLYPAGAL is encoded by the coding sequence ATGTCTGCCCCGGTCGATCAGCCCCGCTATGATTACAGTGCGGGCAAGCGGGCGCTTCTGCTTGAGGCATCCTCGACCAACCTGCTGCCCAACAGCGCGCAGTTCGATGCCGCGTCCTGGGCGAAGACCCGGGCCAGCGTGCTGGCAAATGCCGCGCTGGCCCCGGATGGCACCATGACGGCCGACAAGCTTGTCGAGGACACCAGCAACAACAGCCACTTCGCGGCCCGCACAGGGACGCAGATCGCCGGGGGAACGGCTATGGTGGCGTCGATCTTCGCCAAGGCCGCTGAGCGTCGGTGGTTTGCCTTGGTGACCGCGGACAGTGCCAACCTGTTCCGCACCACCTATTTCGACCTGCAGACGGGGATGCTCGGGGTGGTGTCCCAGGGCGCAGCGGGGCAAACGGCGCAGATCGTGGCGGCGGAGAATGGCTGGTATCGCTGCAGCGTGACGCAGACGCAGGCGGCGGCGGGCGGCAATTTCAACTTTTACCCGAGCGTTTCCAGCGCGAATGGCACGACCTCTTACTTGGGGGATGGCGCCTCGGGGCTTTATCTTTGGGGCGCGCAGCTGGAGGTCGGCGCCGCGGTCAGTTCGCTCATTCCGACCGAGGCCGCGGCGGTGACCCGGGCGGCGGATCTGGCCAGCGTGGCGGTGGCGGCGGGAAGCTATGATATTCGCCGGGTCGATGCCGCGGGAACGACCGTCACCAAAGGGGTTGCGCATCCGGGCGGGGCGATGGCGATCGGCGCCGGGGCCATTCACCTGCTGAGCCTTTATCCGGCCGGGGCGCTGTGA
- a CDS encoding spike base protein, RCAP_Rcc01079 family has protein sequence MSDLIYDIPDLTGPALSSFAVTPNDAADLPAPVRAVTIGERGGVVKYTAARGGAVCTTGYLPIGQHPIWASRIWATGTTAEGMTGWV, from the coding sequence ATGAGCGATCTGATTTACGATATTCCCGATCTGACCGGCCCGGCCCTGTCGTCCTTTGCGGTCACCCCCAATGATGCGGCGGACCTGCCCGCGCCCGTGCGGGCGGTGACGATCGGAGAGCGGGGCGGCGTCGTCAAATATACCGCCGCGCGCGGGGGGGCCGTTTGCACCACCGGCTATCTTCCGATCGGGCAGCATCCGATCTGGGCCAGCCGCATTTGGGCGACCGGCACCACGGCCGAGGGGATGACGGGGTGGGTTTGA
- a CDS encoding host specificity factor TipJ family phage tail protein has protein sequence MRAVCVIVRNPLDPLRSREVAVLRRRVRIRALAPRDVPVVAILNGRPVLRAEWRRKLAEGDQLVFAVLPAGGGGGSNPLRTLLMIALAAFATPLSGMLFANSTWSVLGLSATQIGAAGILMLGSMAINALFPIPRPSQLPSPSPTYQLDAQGNYARLGAPIPVQYGRLLAYPDLAAQPYTEFAGNEQYLYQLLCLGAGDYDIEEIRIKDTAIDAFAEIETEIIPPGGTVTLFPTAVVMSEEVSGQELAGSRAGTYVRSGTTITVAEAAHGRATGQMVMLMFPYPAPAAGVRAVTPTGPGTITVTAPDGSGSGTVTGSWTDTRGEGDVYRTFSGTWVWSGTTITITGPAAPETSIGHPFLSAGSFVPPIATDVDLTFVSLTGPSEVLQIAAMPDDNSWTVTSSLSIGTSGSVIIRDMLGGAVGFVSAPADTITRHIGVDLVLPYGLFAGASGSLETKSLTVTFEARPIDDQGQPVGEWQVLGTRTITDRTNTPIRRSYRFAVAPGRYAVRAVRDDAKSTSTSDGHVVLWAGLRAYLRQPQNFGPVTLIAVRMRATNNLSMQASRQIAVLATRRLPVWTGTGWTAPVATRSIAWAIADAARNADYGPGMADAEIDLDALLDLDALWEAREDRFDARFDQPGTWWDQIQKIARAGRAACFVQGGVLRTVRDGPASVPTLHFSERNITRGSFAVDYLMPTADTADTILASYFDATSWSEQTVRCRIPGSRAPKAAKVQLFGVTGRDQAVRDGTYLAAANQRRRRIVRFDVELEGRMPMIGELISVQHSMPAWGAQAEALDWDPAARLLTVSEPMTFAPGGTHHLGLRCPDGSLCGPIVVTAGSLPEQIVLAEAPDFEIATGPGMERTKISFGVGTTWAVLAKVADIKAKSLTEYSLQAVVEDPSVHTAEDGTVAPPVVRSQLPSRATRPVVRGLIGRRSTDSLTKAVFAWQPAAGAESYQIEMAEGDDPAADDVTWTRVGDTTSTAYACDILYPNRTMIRVRAIGLTAGPWVTTTLGALIPDFWLADAAPFWLGDATAFWST, from the coding sequence ATGAGGGCCGTCTGTGTCATCGTCCGCAATCCGCTCGATCCGCTGCGCTCGCGCGAGGTCGCGGTCCTGCGCCGCCGGGTGCGAATCCGGGCGCTGGCGCCGCGGGACGTGCCGGTCGTTGCGATCCTCAACGGGCGCCCGGTGCTGCGCGCCGAGTGGCGGCGCAAGCTGGCGGAAGGCGATCAGCTGGTCTTTGCCGTCCTGCCCGCAGGCGGGGGCGGCGGCTCGAACCCGCTGCGCACGCTGCTGATGATTGCGCTCGCGGCGTTCGCCACCCCGCTCAGCGGGATGCTGTTTGCCAATTCGACATGGTCGGTGCTTGGCCTCTCTGCAACCCAGATTGGGGCTGCGGGGATCTTGATGCTGGGCTCGATGGCGATCAACGCGCTGTTCCCGATCCCGCGGCCGTCGCAATTGCCGAGCCCGTCGCCGACCTATCAGCTCGATGCCCAGGGCAACTATGCCCGCCTGGGCGCGCCGATCCCGGTGCAATACGGGCGGCTGCTCGCCTATCCGGATCTGGCGGCCCAGCCCTATACCGAGTTCGCGGGCAATGAGCAGTATCTGTATCAGCTGCTGTGCCTCGGCGCGGGAGACTACGACATCGAGGAGATCCGGATCAAGGACACCGCGATCGACGCCTTCGCCGAGATCGAGACCGAGATCATCCCGCCGGGCGGCACTGTCACGCTGTTTCCGACCGCCGTGGTGATGTCGGAGGAGGTCTCGGGCCAGGAGCTCGCAGGGTCCAGGGCCGGGACCTATGTCCGGTCCGGCACCACGATCACCGTGGCAGAGGCCGCTCATGGCCGGGCCACCGGGCAGATGGTGATGCTGATGTTCCCCTATCCGGCGCCCGCCGCGGGGGTGCGGGCGGTGACGCCGACCGGGCCGGGCACGATCACCGTGACGGCGCCCGACGGGTCCGGGTCCGGCACCGTTACCGGCAGCTGGACGGACACCCGCGGCGAAGGTGACGTCTACAGGACGTTCAGTGGCACCTGGGTCTGGTCCGGCACCACGATCACCATTACCGGACCGGCCGCCCCGGAAACGTCCATCGGACACCCCTTTCTCTCGGCTGGCAGCTTCGTGCCGCCGATAGCCACGGACGTCGATCTGACCTTCGTCAGCCTGACCGGGCCGAGCGAGGTGCTGCAGATCGCCGCGATGCCCGATGACAACAGCTGGACCGTCACCTCGTCCCTGTCGATCGGGACCTCTGGCAGCGTCATCATCCGCGACATGCTGGGCGGGGCGGTCGGATTTGTCAGTGCCCCGGCCGACACGATCACGCGCCATATCGGCGTCGATCTCGTGTTGCCCTACGGCCTGTTCGCGGGGGCGAGCGGGTCGCTCGAAACCAAGAGCCTGACGGTCACCTTCGAGGCGCGGCCGATCGATGATCAGGGCCAGCCGGTCGGGGAGTGGCAGGTGCTTGGCACGCGCACGATCACCGACCGCACCAACACGCCAATCCGGCGGTCCTACCGGTTCGCGGTGGCCCCCGGCCGCTATGCCGTGCGCGCTGTGCGCGACGACGCCAAATCGACCAGCACCTCGGACGGGCATGTCGTGCTCTGGGCCGGGCTGCGGGCCTATCTGCGCCAGCCGCAGAATTTCGGGCCGGTGACGCTGATCGCCGTGCGGATGCGGGCCACCAACAACCTGTCGATGCAGGCGTCACGGCAAATCGCGGTCTTGGCCACGCGCCGTCTGCCGGTCTGGACCGGCACCGGCTGGACCGCCCCCGTCGCCACGCGTTCGATCGCCTGGGCAATCGCGGACGCCGCCCGCAACGCCGATTACGGCCCCGGCATGGCCGATGCCGAGATCGATCTGGATGCGCTGCTGGATCTGGATGCGCTCTGGGAGGCCCGCGAGGATCGTTTCGATGCGCGCTTCGACCAGCCCGGGACCTGGTGGGACCAGATCCAGAAAATCGCCCGGGCGGGCCGGGCCGCCTGTTTCGTCCAGGGCGGCGTGTTGCGCACGGTGCGCGACGGCCCGGCCTCGGTGCCGACGCTGCATTTTTCCGAGCGCAACATCACCCGCGGGTCGTTCGCGGTGGACTATCTGATGCCCACCGCGGACACGGCGGACACGATCCTCGCGAGCTATTTCGACGCGACATCCTGGTCCGAGCAGACGGTGCGCTGCCGGATCCCGGGCAGCCGCGCCCCAAAGGCGGCCAAGGTGCAGCTGTTCGGCGTCACCGGCCGCGATCAGGCCGTGCGCGACGGCACCTATCTGGCCGCCGCCAACCAACGCCGCCGCCGTATCGTGCGCTTCGATGTCGAGCTGGAAGGCCGCATGCCGATGATCGGCGAGCTGATCTCGGTGCAGCATTCCATGCCCGCCTGGGGCGCGCAGGCCGAGGCGCTGGACTGGGATCCGGCCGCGCGGCTGCTGACAGTGTCGGAGCCGATGACCTTTGCCCCGGGCGGCACCCATCATCTCGGGTTGCGGTGCCCCGACGGATCGCTTTGCGGTCCGATCGTCGTCACGGCCGGGTCGTTGCCCGAGCAGATCGTCCTGGCCGAGGCGCCGGATTTCGAGATCGCGACCGGCCCCGGGATGGAGCGCACGAAGATTTCCTTCGGCGTCGGCACCACCTGGGCGGTGCTGGCCAAGGTCGCCGACATCAAGGCCAAATCGCTCACTGAATACAGCCTTCAAGCGGTCGTTGAAGACCCGTCCGTGCACACCGCCGAAGACGGCACAGTCGCCCCGCCGGTGGTCCGGTCGCAGCTGCCGTCGCGGGCGACCCGGCCGGTCGTGCGCGGCCTGATCGGGCGCCGATCGACCGACAGCCTGACCAAGGCGGTCTTCGCCTGGCAACCCGCGGCAGGCGCCGAAAGTTACCAGATCGAGATGGCCGAGGGCGACGATCCGGCTGCCGATGATGTCACCTGGACGCGCGTCGGCGACACCACCTCGACCGCCTATGCCTGCGATATCCTTTATCCCAACCGCACGATGATCCGCGTCCGCGCGATCGGTCTGACCGCGGGGCCTTGGGTGACCACCACTCTGGGCGCCCTGATCCCTGATTTCTGGCTGGCCGATGCCGCGCCGTTCTGGCTCGGCGACGCCACCGCATTCTGGAGCACCTGA
- a CDS encoding NlpC/P60 family protein gives MKHWAANYVGAEASDCWAFARQVWAERFGLQVPSMPYDPNDPRLVRRAFGEAPQHGWERVEAPREGDAVLMTKGIRPCHIGIWIEAESRGCLHWVERTGVVFTTRAMLRDLGYGVCGYWRHPALGGRA, from the coding sequence ATGAAACACTGGGCAGCAAATTACGTCGGGGCCGAGGCGTCTGACTGCTGGGCCTTTGCCCGCCAGGTCTGGGCGGAGCGGTTCGGGTTGCAAGTGCCGTCGATGCCCTATGATCCGAACGATCCGCGGCTGGTGCGGCGGGCCTTCGGCGAGGCGCCGCAGCATGGCTGGGAGCGGGTCGAGGCGCCGCGCGAAGGCGATGCGGTGCTGATGACCAAAGGCATCCGGCCCTGCCACATCGGCATCTGGATCGAGGCCGAGAGCCGCGGTTGCCTGCATTGGGTCGAGAGGACCGGCGTGGTTTTTACCACCCGGGCCATGCTGCGCGATCTGGGCTATGGGGTCTGCGGATACTGGCGTCATCCGGCGCTGGGAGGCCGCGCATGA
- a CDS encoding DUF1833 family protein has product MPDPAMSAAIREAYASAPVGQVIWETLEIWHPSWTVPIRVVRDRVALDARIEATAARNPGEVVTFVPWAFDFVAPDLSRAAPPQARLEIDNVSREIGRELDAAIMAGDVTLVIWRTYLSGHQLDGPEHLPPVQMELKTVTQGPLRVTATIGFRDLLNAAFPALEYEAETFPGLVP; this is encoded by the coding sequence ATGCCTGATCCCGCCATGAGCGCCGCGATTCGCGAGGCCTATGCCTCGGCCCCTGTCGGTCAGGTGATCTGGGAGACCCTGGAGATCTGGCATCCGAGCTGGACCGTGCCGATCCGCGTCGTGCGGGATCGGGTGGCGCTTGATGCCCGGATCGAGGCCACGGCCGCGCGCAACCCGGGCGAGGTCGTCACCTTCGTTCCGTGGGCGTTCGACTTCGTCGCCCCCGACCTGTCGCGCGCGGCGCCGCCGCAAGCCCGGCTGGAGATCGACAACGTCTCGCGCGAGATCGGACGGGAGCTCGATGCGGCGATCATGGCGGGCGATGTGACGCTGGTGATCTGGCGCACCTATCTGTCGGGCCACCAGCTCGACGGCCCCGAGCATCTGCCGCCGGTGCAGATGGAACTCAAGACCGTGACCCAGGGGCCGCTGCGGGTCACAGCCACGATCGGCTTCAGGGACCTTTTGAACGCTGCTTTTCCGGCCCTTGAATACGAGGCCGAAACCTTCCCGGGGCTCGTGCCATGA
- a CDS encoding phage tail tape measure protein: protein MTDMVAAFEIRAKADQAKAEMSQVRGEIEKTGAAAEQASTKGKQLGPALVEPLRNLSPALAPVAPGIRQIGEELDNLPPKVLPLQQEFSNLGTAAGTAGTNVSYMARQLAFQFNQMMQMGSVTGNYVQAIAVQIPDIASSFGFLGTIIGGIAGVSLPLLVNMFTGTSTSGKELEKTVSETNEAFDAYARYAEIAAMQTLEVQQKFHGFASEVQGFSEYMKGVETSEALDGLSASIDPLKGQLLGIQQTFAELTKAQAALENAQSNPMASSEQVLLYADNVRMLQEEADAAAAKLGMSAEEARQLADAMDDVGASTSFVDIAASAGEALAIIQQIYPDSQAMTKPLRQAAEALADMQRRASEASDSLTVAQTMGDALMTALDSAAGAASMLGASVPGAGWLDGAISGASRLASQLWDAAKARAAATATTDPTGLTAMDDERGSQRPQVHSGTGYTRDRLRAEARRGAAGGGGGARSVDRDSFDAVTKAAEEALAAMDLAIAAIHEKVALGLMSTAEGEEAISRAKDRAAASIAELIPKMQAANDVSGDQAAKAVEKWRLEVRGLADDYDDVNDKISESAKKAAQSSLYDWIRSAKGGKDAISDFGQHVLDTFARIASQRIADAVFNPIIDSLVGAVFGPTAVAANAKGGVYSGAGISAYSGTIVDRPTLFAFAKGTGLMGEAGPEAILPLDRDSTGKLGVRASGGAGAPVTVNVYNNAPGTKAETVERQEGGDRIIDVMIDQIRGVIAEDIATGRGPLPAVMAGTYGLGRVGR, encoded by the coding sequence ATGACCGACATGGTTGCAGCCTTCGAAATCCGTGCCAAGGCCGATCAGGCCAAGGCCGAGATGTCGCAAGTGCGGGGCGAAATCGAAAAGACCGGGGCCGCTGCCGAGCAGGCAAGCACCAAGGGCAAGCAGCTCGGACCGGCGCTGGTCGAGCCGCTGCGCAACCTCAGCCCGGCGCTGGCGCCCGTGGCGCCGGGGATCCGGCAGATCGGCGAAGAGCTCGACAATCTGCCGCCGAAGGTGCTGCCGCTGCAGCAAGAGTTCAGCAACCTTGGCACGGCCGCCGGAACGGCCGGAACGAATGTCAGCTACATGGCCCGGCAGCTGGCATTCCAGTTCAATCAGATGATGCAGATGGGGTCGGTGACCGGCAATTACGTGCAGGCCATCGCCGTTCAGATCCCGGACATCGCGTCCAGTTTCGGCTTTCTGGGCACGATCATCGGCGGGATCGCCGGTGTGTCGCTGCCGCTGCTGGTCAACATGTTCACCGGGACATCGACCAGCGGCAAGGAGCTGGAGAAAACCGTCTCCGAAACCAATGAGGCCTTCGACGCTTACGCCAGATATGCCGAGATCGCGGCGATGCAGACCCTTGAAGTGCAGCAGAAGTTCCACGGCTTCGCTTCCGAGGTGCAGGGGTTTTCGGAGTACATGAAGGGCGTCGAAACAAGCGAAGCTCTGGATGGATTGAGCGCGTCCATTGATCCGCTGAAGGGGCAGCTGCTCGGCATCCAACAGACGTTCGCTGAGCTGACCAAGGCGCAAGCGGCGCTCGAAAATGCGCAAAGCAACCCCATGGCGAGCTCGGAGCAGGTGCTGCTTTACGCGGACAACGTCCGGATGCTCCAAGAAGAAGCCGATGCGGCGGCCGCCAAACTCGGGATGTCCGCCGAAGAGGCGCGCCAACTTGCGGATGCCATGGATGACGTCGGGGCCTCGACGTCTTTCGTCGACATCGCAGCATCAGCCGGTGAAGCCTTGGCCATCATCCAGCAGATCTATCCTGACTCGCAGGCCATGACGAAGCCGTTGCGCCAAGCCGCAGAAGCGCTGGCCGACATGCAGCGGCGCGCGTCCGAGGCCTCGGACAGCCTGACCGTGGCGCAAACCATGGGCGATGCGCTGATGACGGCGCTCGACTCGGCGGCGGGGGCCGCGTCGATGCTGGGGGCCAGCGTGCCCGGTGCCGGGTGGCTGGACGGGGCGATCTCTGGTGCCTCGCGGCTGGCCTCGCAGCTTTGGGATGCGGCCAAGGCCCGGGCGGCCGCAACGGCGACGACGGATCCGACCGGCTTGACGGCGATGGATGACGAGCGCGGATCGCAGCGCCCGCAGGTCCACAGCGGCACCGGGTACACCCGGGACCGGCTGAGGGCTGAAGCCCGCCGCGGGGCGGCGGGAGGCGGTGGCGGCGCCAGGTCGGTTGATCGCGACAGCTTCGACGCCGTGACCAAGGCGGCCGAAGAGGCGCTGGCGGCGATGGACCTGGCCATTGCCGCGATCCACGAAAAGGTCGCGCTGGGGCTGATGTCCACGGCCGAGGGCGAGGAGGCGATTTCGCGCGCCAAGGACCGCGCCGCGGCCTCGATCGCCGAGCTGATCCCGAAGATGCAGGCCGCCAATGACGTCTCGGGCGATCAGGCGGCCAAGGCCGTCGAAAAGTGGCGGCTAGAGGTGCGCGGCCTGGCCGACGACTATGACGACGTCAATGACAAGATCTCCGAGTCGGCCAAAAAGGCCGCGCAGTCGAGCCTTTACGACTGGATCCGCAGCGCCAAGGGCGGCAAGGACGCGATCTCGGATTTCGGGCAGCATGTGCTGGACACCTTTGCCCGCATCGCGTCGCAGCGCATCGCCGATGCCGTCTTCAACCCGATCATCGACAGCCTGGTCGGCGCGGTCTTCGGTCCGACGGCCGTGGCGGCAAACGCCAAGGGCGGCGTCTATTCCGGGGCGGGCATCTCTGCCTACAGCGGCACGATCGTCGATCGGCCGACGCTCTTTGCCTTTGCCAAGGGCACGGGGTTGATGGGCGAGGCCGGTCCCGAGGCGATCTTGCCGCTCGATCGCGATTCGACGGGCAAGCTCGGGGTGCGGGCCTCCGGCGGCGCGGGCGCTCCGGTGACGGTCAACGTCTACAACAATGCCCCCGGCACCAAGGCCGAGACGGTCGAGCGGCAGGAGGGCGGGGACCGGATCATCGACGTGATGATCGATCAGATCCGCGGCGTGATCGCCGAGGACATCGCCACCGGGCGCGGGCCGCTGCCTGCCGTCATGGCCGGGACCTATGGTCTGGGCCGGGTGGGGAGGTGA
- a CDS encoding phage tail tube protein, which produces MSDRLTRRAAVMAKVEAVYGTAETTFAATDAVLLVNPPSFAIEPDNVPRNLALPWLGNSEELPATRRARLKFDVELVGSGTPGTPPAWGKFLRGCGFAETIVAGNRVEYTPVNTGFEGLTFRFFRDGVRYVARGGRGTVKLNLAAYAVPTASFEFQAFDTLAVPAGVPAIDLSAFIAPEVVTDAASGDIRLGATLATGTISGGQVLASKGLTIDIGNKVSHRKILSGEQIRIGDRSVSGQMAVDLTAEDEITWRSDINAVALTSVAFQHGTAAGKRIALFGGRVQRTNPQAIDDDGSVLIQSDLRFLPGQTGAPEITIIAR; this is translated from the coding sequence ATGTCCGACCGTCTGACCCGCCGCGCCGCCGTCATGGCGAAAGTCGAAGCCGTCTACGGCACGGCCGAAACGACCTTTGCGGCCACCGATGCGGTGCTGCTGGTCAATCCGCCGTCCTTTGCGATCGAGCCGGACAACGTGCCGCGCAATCTGGCGCTGCCCTGGCTCGGCAATTCGGAGGAGCTGCCCGCCACCCGCCGCGCCCGTCTCAAGTTCGACGTCGAACTGGTGGGCTCGGGCACGCCCGGCACTCCGCCCGCCTGGGGCAAGTTCTTGCGCGGCTGCGGCTTTGCCGAGACGATCGTGGCGGGCAACCGGGTCGAGTACACGCCGGTCAACACGGGCTTCGAGGGGCTGACCTTTCGGTTTTTCCGCGACGGCGTGCGGTATGTGGCGCGCGGCGGGCGGGGCACCGTCAAGCTCAATCTGGCCGCCTATGCGGTGCCCACCGCCTCGTTCGAGTTCCAGGCTTTCGACACCTTGGCGGTGCCCGCCGGGGTGCCCGCGATCGATCTGTCCGCCTTCATCGCCCCCGAAGTGGTGACCGATGCCGCCTCGGGCGACATCCGACTGGGCGCGACGCTGGCCACCGGGACGATCAGCGGTGGCCAGGTGCTGGCCTCCAAGGGCCTCACGATCGACATCGGCAACAAGGTCTCGCATCGCAAGATTTTGAGCGGCGAGCAGATCCGGATCGGCGACCGGAGCGTGTCCGGACAGATGGCAGTCGATCTGACGGCCGAGGACGAGATCACCTGGCGCAGCGACATCAATGCGGTGGCGCTGACCTCGGTCGCGTTCCAGCACGGCACGGCCGCGGGCAAACGGATTGCGCTCTTCGGCGGCCGGGTGCAGCGGACCAATCCGCAAGCGATCGACGATGACGGGTCCGTGCTGATCCAAAGCGATCTGCGTTTCCTGCCCGGCCAGACCGGCGCCCCCGAAATCACCATCATCGCGAGGTAA
- a CDS encoding phage tail terminator protein, with protein MAEVDDITARLKERVPGLGGRAWGAAEFGALTATGQLPQVTPAAHVIPTGIKGGPQASRTGAYVQSIERLYSVVLTVKAGDVSGARALPVIGELIAAIIAALAGWDWGGRVGVMVFRGCTLSRAVAGFVYDISFSITDQLRFTPT; from the coding sequence ATGGCCGAGGTCGATGACATCACCGCCCGGCTCAAGGAGCGCGTGCCCGGTCTGGGCGGGCGTGCCTGGGGGGCGGCCGAGTTTGGTGCGCTGACCGCCACGGGCCAGCTGCCGCAGGTGACGCCCGCCGCCCATGTCATCCCGACCGGGATCAAGGGCGGACCGCAGGCGTCCCGCACCGGCGCCTATGTCCAGTCGATCGAGCGGCTTTATTCGGTCGTCCTGACGGTCAAGGCGGGGGATGTCTCGGGCGCCCGGGCGCTGCCGGTGATCGGCGAACTGATCGCCGCCATCATCGCCGCTTTGGCGGGCTGGGACTGGGGCGGCCGCGTCGGCGTGATGGTCTTCCGCGGCTGCACCCTGAGCCGCGCCGTCGCAGGCTTCGTCTACGACATCTCGTTTTCGATCACCGATCAGCTGAGGTTCACGCCCACATGA
- a CDS encoding gp436 family protein codes for MTYATQQQMIDRYGASALVMLTDRAEIATGAIDAAMITRALADADATIDGYLARHYALPLATVPPQLPPIAQVLAFWSLHLTEPDAKTKADYDTAQRMLRDIADGRVKLAVAGAEPQTTAASGVRMTDRPRPLSASTMTGFI; via the coding sequence ATGACCTATGCGACGCAACAGCAGATGATCGACCGTTACGGCGCCTCGGCGCTGGTGATGCTGACCGACCGCGCCGAGATCGCCACCGGCGCGATCGATGCGGCGATGATCACCCGCGCGCTGGCCGATGCCGATGCGACGATCGACGGCTATCTGGCCCGCCACTATGCGCTGCCGCTGGCCACCGTGCCGCCGCAGCTGCCGCCGATCGCGCAGGTGCTGGCCTTTTGGTCGCTGCACCTGACCGAGCCCGACGCCAAGACCAAGGCCGATTACGACACCGCCCAGCGGATGCTCAGGGATATCGCCGATGGCCGCGTCAAGCTGGCCGTGGCGGGGGCCGAGCCGCAGACCACGGCGGCAAGCGGCGTGCGGATGACCGACCGGCCTCGGCCGCTCTCGGCCAGCACGATGACGGGCTTCATCTGA